The proteins below are encoded in one region of Hordeum vulgare subsp. vulgare chromosome 3H, MorexV3_pseudomolecules_assembly, whole genome shotgun sequence:
- the LOC123444895 gene encoding ras-related protein Rab2BV-like: MAHRVDNEYDYLFKIVLIGDSGVGKSNILSRFTRNEFCLESKSTIGVEFATRTLQIEGKTVKAQIWDTAGQERYRAITSAYYRGAVGALLVFDITKRQTFDNVQRWLRELRDHADANIVVMMVGNKSDLNHLRSVPEEDSQAFSEKEGLSFLETSALEAINVEKAFHTVLSEIHQIVSKKALAAQESAAANGRSMQGTTINVAEPSTNAKGSCCSS; this comes from the exons ATGGCGCACCGGGTGGACAACGAGTACGACTACCTCTTCAAGATCGTGCTCATCGGCGACTCCGGCGTCGGCAAGTCCAACATCCTCTCCCGCTTCACCCGCAACGAGTTCTGCCTCGAGTCCAAGTCCACCATCGGCGTCGAGTTCGCCACCCGGACCCTCCAG ATAGAAGGAAAGACTGTGAAGGCACAGATATGGGACACGGCTGGTCAGGAGAGATACCGTGCAATTACTAGTGCTTATTACAGGGGTGCTGTTGGAGCACTCCTAGTCTTTGACATAACGAAGAGGCAGACCTTCGACAATGTTCAGAGGTGGCTCCGTGAGCTCCGGGATCATGCAGATGCCAACATTGTTGTCATGATGGTCGGGAACAAGTCAGACTTGAACCACTTAAGATCGGTTCCTGAGGAAGACAGCCAAGCATTCTCTGAGAAAGAAGGCCTCTCTTTCCTTGAGACCTCTGCACTGGAGGCAATCAATGTGGAGAAGGCATTCCATACTGTGCTGAGTGAAATTCACCAGATTGTAAGCAAAAAAGCACTTGCAGCACAGGAGTCCGCTGCTGCCAACGGGCGTTCGATGCAAGGAACGACTATTAACGTTGCTGAACCATCCACCAACGCAAAAGGTTCTTGCTGTTCCAGTTGA